The following is a genomic window from Amycolatopsis acidiphila.
TGCGCATCCGGGCGGCGTCCACGCACAGCCGCTCGAAGCTGGTGCACAGCCAGGAGATCGCGGATCCGGTGCTGCGGAACAGTTCCGTGATCGGCCGCCATTCGGCGTGCCACGACCCGGCCGCGCGCTGGTGTTCCTGCGTCATCGCGGCGAGCAGCGTGCTCACCAGGCCCGGCGCCTGCTGGGCCGCGGCCTGCGCGGCGATCGCCGCGACCGGATTGCGCTTGTGCGGCATGGTGGACGAGCCACCGCTGCCCTCGGCCACCTCGGCGACCTCGGCGACCTCGGTCTGGGCGAGCAGCGTGATCGTGCGGCTCGCGCCGCCGACGATCCCGGACAGCTCGCCGAGCGCGCCGGCCAGCTCCGCGATCCGGCTGCGTTCGGTGTGCCACGGCAACGCCGGCTCGTCCAGCTCCAGCCGCCTGCTGAACGCGGCGAGCACCTGCGGCCCCCGCTCGCCGAGCGACGCGAGGGTGCCCGTCGCACCACCGAGCTGCGCGGCCAGCCGCACGCCGCGCAGGCGACGGGCCGCGGCGTCCAAACCGGACAGCCAGCCCGCCGCCGTGAGCCCGAACGTCACCGGGATCGCCTGCTGCAACAGGGTTCGCCCGGCCTGCACGGTGCCGGCGTGCTCGCGGGCCAAGCGGGCCGCGTGTTCGGCGGCCGCCTCGACGTCCTCGAGCAGCGCCGGAAGCGCACGCTTCGCGACCAGCATCGCCGCGCTGTCCATGACGTCCTGGCTGGTGGCACCGAAGTGGACGTACCGCGCCGCGTCCCCGCCGACCTTCGTGGTGATCTCCCGGACGAGCGGCGCGGCGGGGTTGCCGATGCCGACCGCCTTCGCGCCGATCTCCGCCACGTCGAAGTACCCCTCGCGGCACACCTCGGTGATGCGGTCGGCGTGCTCGCGCGGGAACAGCCCGGCATCGGCCTCCGCCTGTGCCAGCGCCGCCTCGACGTCGAGCAGTGCCCGCAGCCAGGCGGCGTCGCTCACCTCGTCGCGGACGGCGCCGGCGGCCAGCACCGGATCGAACAGCTCAGACATCGAAGAATACTGTCTCGCCTTCACCCTGCAGGCGCACGTCGAAGCGGTAGCCGTCTTCGGTCTTCTCCGCGATCAGCGTGTGCCGCCGCTCCTCGGGGACCGACGACAGCACCTCGTCGGCGGCGTTCGCCTCGGCGTTGTCGGGGAAGTAGATCCGCGTGACGACCCGGTTGAGCATGCCGCGCGCGAACACCGAGACGTCGATGTGCGGCGCCTGCGTCCGGCCATCGGTGCCGGGCACCGCGCCCGGCAGGAGGGTGAGGATGGCGTAGGTGCCGTCGGGCTCGGTCGGACAGCGGCCGAAGCCGCGGAAGCCCTCGACGCGGCCGCGCGGGTCGTCGGGATGGTCGAAGCGGCCGTCCGGGTCCGCCTGCCAGGTCTCGACGAGCGCGTCCGGCACTGTGTCGCGAGCACCGTCGGTGACCGTGCCGCGGATCCAGACGGCGCCGGGGGTGCCCTCGGACACGACGGTCGGCCCGTCCTCCCAGGGCAGGCCGATCGACAGGAACGGACCGAC
Proteins encoded in this region:
- the pcaG gene encoding protocatechuate 3,4-dioxygenase subunit alpha; protein product: MTIPSQTVGPFLSIGLPWEDGPTVVSEGTPGAVWIRGTVTDGARDTVPDALVETWQADPDGRFDHPDDPRGRVEGFRGFGRCPTEPDGTYAILTLLPGAVPGTDGRTQAPHIDVSVFARGMLNRVVTRIYFPDNAEANAADEVLSSVPEERRHTLIAEKTEDGYRFDVRLQGEGETVFFDV
- the pcaB gene encoding 3-carboxy-cis,cis-muconate cycloisomerase — translated: MSELFDPVLAAGAVRDEVSDAAWLRALLDVEAALAQAEADAGLFPREHADRITEVCREGYFDVAEIGAKAVGIGNPAAPLVREITTKVGGDAARYVHFGATSQDVMDSAAMLVAKRALPALLEDVEAAAEHAARLAREHAGTVQAGRTLLQQAIPVTFGLTAAGWLSGLDAAARRLRGVRLAAQLGGATGTLASLGERGPQVLAAFSRRLELDEPALPWHTERSRIAELAGALGELSGIVGGASRTITLLAQTEVAEVAEVAEGSGGSSTMPHKRNPVAAIAAQAAAQQAPGLVSTLLAAMTQEHQRAAGSWHAEWRPITELFRSTGSAISWLCTSFERLCVDAARMRKNLDATGGAILSERVTTELAKDTGRLAAHDAVTECTKRALAGDGELADLLAEDPLVGKHLSREKIGQLLDPADYLGSARPFVERALAAHAQRKEAS